The Aminivibrio pyruvatiphilus genome includes the window GTCGACCGTGTCATCCTGCCCGAGGCCACGCGGGAAGAAATCTGGCAGGCGCTGGCCGGCAACGAAACCAAGCGCAGCCTCCGTCCGCGGAGGAAGCACGGCGTCATGCCCCACTGACGGAGAGGAAGGAGGAAAGAACATGAACCCCATCCATGAACAGATCGAAGGAGTAGGCGGCGCCATCACCATGAGCATCATCGCCTTCAGCGTCGTCTTCCTCGTCCTTGGAGGCCTCAGCGGCATCATCTACGGCATCAAGTACATGGCCTCCGCCCTGGAGCGGAAGAAGAGCGGAGGAAGCGGAACAGCGCCGGCGCCCGCGGCCCCGGCCCCGGCAGTCCATGCCGCCCCTGTGGCTGCAGCCGGAACGGACAAAGGCCGGCTGCTCGCCGTCATCAGCGCCGCGGTAGCCGCCGTCGAAGGCCCCGGAGCCCGCATCACCTCCGTGCGCCCCTGCGGAGCCGTCGCCGTCGCCCCCCGGGGCGGCCTTGAATGGAAAAGGGTAGGCATCATCGAAACCCTCGGCGGCCTCAGCCGGGACTGGAAATAACCCCGGACCCTGGAAGGAACGGCAGCACGG containing:
- a CDS encoding OadG family protein, which codes for MNPIHEQIEGVGGAITMSIIAFSVVFLVLGGLSGIIYGIKYMASALERKKSGGSGTAPAPAAPAPAVHAAPVAAAGTDKGRLLAVISAAVAAVEGPGARITSVRPCGAVAVAPRGGLEWKRVGIIETLGGLSRDWK